The genomic window TCCATTGCTGTCACGACGCAACCGACCAAGACGACGTACACACAGGGAGAAACGCTCAACCTGACCGGATTGATGATTACGGCCACGTATACGGATAACTCGACATCGAATGTGAACTGGGGAGATTCCGGTCTGACGGCGAGCCCTGGGAGTGGGTCGACATTGTCTCCGTATGGTACGCAGAGCGTGACCCTTTCCTTTGGAGGAAAGGACGTTTCCTTCAACATCACTGTCCAGCCTGCCGTCTCAAGCATTGTTGTGACGACACAGCCGACCAAGACGGCATACTTGGCCAGGGAGTCCCTTGATCTTACTGGTTTGGAACTACAGGCTACCTATACGGATAGTTCGACATCGATTGTGAACTGGGATGATTCCGGCCTGATGGCTACTCCTGCTGTATTGACAACCGGAGGCACTACGACGGTGACGGTGTCCTATGGAGGGCAGAATACCACCGTTTCTGTCACCGTACAAGCTGGAACGGAGGCGTATCCGTATATCGCTACGACTGCCGCCCAGTTGGAGCGGATCGCAAACCACATCACGAACAATTACACCTATACGGGGACCCTCCAAATGGATGCCATTATCGAGGTGGGGGCGAATATCGATTTGGACGGTTTGGCGGAGACGGGGACAAACTGGATTCCCGTAGGAAACTCCGGAAATCCCTTTACCGGACAGTTTGACGGGAGGGAACATACGATCTCCAACATGGAAATATCCGTCACCCAAAATGGCGCTGGGTTGTTTGGCTATGTATCGAACGCCACCATCAAGAATGTCCTTTTGTCCGATGTCAATGTGACGGGTCCCTTTTATGTTGGTGGTCTGGTGGGGTATGCAGATGGCTCGACGGGAGGAGCCGCTACCATCGAGCTCTGTATGGTGACGGGAACGATATCGGCAAGCGGGTATTATGTGGGAGGCCTTGTCGGATATGCAAAGAATTATCATATCGCATCATCTGCTTCTGCGGGGAACGTGTCTTCAAGTTCCACAACTTATTCGAAAGCTGGTGGGCTGGTGGGTGAGAGTGAATCCAGCACCATCCAGGCTTGTTTTGCGACAGGGAATGTGACGGGAGCAAGTTATAATATCGGAGGCTTGGTGGGGACGGCCAGTGGATCAACGCAGATCACATCCTGCTACGCGACCGGCGATGTCACAGGAACCGGGAGTTATTATATCAATTTTGGTGGGTTGGTAGGGGACGCAAGTGGATCGACCGTCATTGATTCCTGTTACGCGACAGGAAATGTCAGCGGGCAAAACAATGTCAGTGGTATGTTGGGAAAAGTGACCGGTGGCGAAGTCACGGTCAAGAACTCATTCGCCGCAATGGGAACGCTCTCTTCGGGTGGAAGTGGAAATATAAATCGAATTTTTGCGCAGCTGCAGGGGTATACGACGCCCCTCTCCATCACTCTTACCAATAATTACGCCAATTCGGCAATGACGGTAGGGGGATCGCCCCGGAGTTCTTCTGATGCTTCCAGTAAAGATGGCGCCGACAAGACGCTGGCGGAACTCAAATCTGTAAGTTTCTTCACGACAGCCGCCAATTGGACGGGGAGCGCCACATGGAACCTTACCGGAACCTCTCAGGTATGGGGGCTCTCTGAAGGTGGTTTCCCGTATCTGCGTTGGGCAGGCCAATGATCATCAGGGGGACTCTGGTGGGATGGATAGGTGCTTTGTACCTTTCCTGTCCATCCCATGCCATTCCGTTTCTTTGTTCTTTCTCTCCATGACCGAGCCATTGACAAAAAAGGGACTGATTGGTATGTTTAACTAAGTTAAATATAGAGAATGGGAGCCGTATGCCTTCAACGAACGACACCACAGCGGAACGCAAACTCCTTGATGCGGCCAAGCAGATCGTCTTGGAGGAGGGGTATGAAGCCGTCACCGTACGGAAGGTGGCGGAGCGGGCAGGGTATACCTTTCCGTTGTTGTACCACTACTACCGCGATCTTGATGATCTTCTGTGGGCGCTTCGGCTGGATATGATCGACGACATGGTTGCCCGATTGGCTGGCGGGAGGAAAGAGAACCGACCGTCCATGGATGGACTGCAGAAAGCGTTTCTTGATTACATGGAATATTTCTTCCAGTTTCCCAACGTGTATCGTTTCTTCTATTTCCATGATTTCCGTCGCCCTGAGGATGAAACGGGATACCAGGCCATGGAACAGAGGTTGCTGGCGCTCCGTTCGGGATATCTGGAGATGCTGGAAAAAAAGTATCCGGGGCAGGAGGAGCTCATGGTGCGGTCCATCATCTATGCCATCCATGGGATGCTTACGCTTGCCCTTTCCGCCAATGGGAACTTCAACCAACAGGCGGCGGTCAAGGAACTTTCCGGATTGATGGCATTTTTCTTTGAAGGGAACACAGAACCGTAGTCCGTTGGACAACGCAATCTTTTGGTAAAAGGATGTCTTTCATGCAACACCCCATTTCGTCTTCCGTCAAACGGGAATCCCCGTTATTCCTCACCCATACCGCCATGGTGGCTGCCGTCATCATGCTGGCTTTGATCCCCGTCCAGATCGCCGTCTTCACGGCGTTCCCGCCGCCGGATTCGGCGGAAGGATTTCTCACGCTGTTCCAGGACAATTGGCTTCTGGGCTTCCTCAGCATGGATTTCCTGTATCTCATCAACACGGTGATCCTTGTGATCCTGTACCTGTCCCTCTCCTTCCGGCTTGTTTCGGAAGCGCCCCAGAAAAGTGCTCTGGCGTTCGTCATCGGGCTGGTCGGGATCGCCTGTTATTTTCCTTCCAATCCCGTTTTCGAAATGTTTGCGTTGAGCAAGGAATTTGCGTTGGCGCAGCCATCAGAACGCCCCCAATTGCTGGTGGTTGGAAACGCGTTGATGGCGGGATACACCGGTACGGCGTTCATCGTCTATTACATCCTCAACGGCATTTCCCTGGTGCTGTATGCCTGGGCCATGCTGGAAAGCACCGTTTTTACGAAAACCATCGGTGTCTATGGCCTGGTCTCCGGAATCCTGATGCTGGTTCCTTCGACCTTTGGCATGGTCGGTATGGTCTTTTCCCTTCTTTCGTTGATCCCCTGGGTGGTGTTTTTGGTGTTGTTGGTCAAGGAGTACAGTAAGATACCTCCGTTGTCGTGAACGGGCTTTCTCTCTATTGGCAACTTTGGACGGTTTCTATCCCTCACTTTTGCTTGATTTCATTCCTGGATTTGGCGGATTCGTGGTGGAAATGGAAACGTGAAGCGGTCCGCATCACATGTCGTGCAGGACGGTTGGTTTCGCCTGCAATCAGTCCATGCCCTCATTCCCCAACAACCATGAGATGAGATTGAGCGCTTTGGTCCCTTCCTCCTCTTGATGTTCCATGGGCGATGAACGTGAAGGGTACTGCCCTGCAAAGGTGGTGGTTCTGGCATCCCCTGCTTGGATATGGTAGGATGTGTGTGGTTGCAACACGCAAACCATACGGGAATTTGAGAATGAAACGAATCGTATTTGCCGTACTTGGATGCATAACCTTCGCGTTTCGGTTCCATCGGTATGTTCGTGCCGGTGCTGCCCACCACGCCGTTCTACATCGCAACCGCCTTCTTCTGGCTGAACAGTTCGGAGAAGCTGCACCAGTACTTGATGCATAATCGGTTTTACCGGAAATTCATCCAGGAGATGATCGTGGAGAAGAAGATGTCGGCACGCAACCAGATCAAGGTGCTGTGCGGGGTGTTCATTCTCCTGTCCATTCCATTCATCCTGATCGACAATCTTCCCGTGCGGATCACGTTGGTCGCCGTATTCCTTGGCCATTTGATTCTTCTTCCCCGGTATTTCAGAAAGAAGGGGAACGAGGGGAGTGGTGAAGAAAGAGACGACGAGCCTGCGTGAGCACGTCATGGCGGACAAGACATGATGATCGTCCTCCTCCGTCCATCAGGGAAATGGTGTACACTGTGCATCATCATGCTGAATACCCCGACGTTGACATCAGATCGTTTGATCATCCGGAAATTCACCGAGGATGACAGGGAGCCTTTCCTGGACATCTTCGGGGACAGGGACGTGAACACCCATCTTCCCTGGTTCCCCTTGCAGTCGTTGGAAGACGCCGCCACGTTCTATCAAAACCGCTATGAAAGGGTATACCTGCAGCCACGGGGATATGCGTACGCCATCTGTTTGAAGAAGGACGACATCCCCATCGGGTATGTGAATGTCACGATGGATGACAGCCATGATTTGGGATACGGGTTGAAGAAGGTGTACTGGGGGCAAGGGATTGTGTCCGAGGCTTGCAGGATGGTCGTTAACCAGGTGAAACGTGACGGCTTGCCGTATGTTACCGCCACCCGTGACGTCCACAATCCTCGCGGCGCCGCGGTGATGAAGAAGATCGGCATGCGGTACCAATACTCCTACGTGGAGCATTGGCAGCCGAAAGGCATATGGGTTGTCTTCCGGATGTATCAGCTGCATTTCGATGGGCATGATGAGAGCGTGTACACGGCGTACTGGGATGCACATCCCATCCATTTCGTGGAAGCAGGCATCTGAATTCCATAGAGCAGATGAAAAGGTATCCGGGATTCCTGTCTTGATTTGGTTCAAGGATTTAGGAATCCTCTCCACGGGACGTCACCGAGGGCGGGCCTGTGGTTCGTTCTTTCGGGAAATACGATTTTTCATTTAAAATCCGAATCTGCACCGAGGTGATAAACGTCATCTGATAGATTGATTGAAAACGACCATTGGCAGCTGATATACTTTGCTACGTACGAAGGAATGATTTGTTACGAGATGTGGTAGTCCAAGAACAAGTCATTCCCGAGTACCATTGGACTACCACCCATGAAAAGAGACATCAAGACCAAGTCAAGAAGAAGGACTCCCTGGACAGAGGACAAGAATCCGACACCTCTCCAATCTTTCATAGACCGCTGTACGGAGAGGGATTACGCGCACAGGCACCCGACTTTTGAGGAGATGGACGAATCCGAGTTCATCAATTCGTACGAGCTGAAGACCTGCAGGATGTGCGGGTCCGACAAGATCGTCAAAGACGGGAAATCGAGCGGCGGTATCGCCAGGTTCAAATGCAACGCATGCGGGAGACGCTTCACCGCCATCACGAACACCATATTCGACAGCCACAAGATACCGATTTCCGAATGGATCGGGTTCCTGCTGGACATATTCGGGTACGGCAGTTTCGGCCTAACTTCAAAGGTCAACAGGAATTCCAACAATACGACGATGTATTGGATGGACAAGACATTCCTGTTGCTTGAGGGGATCCAGGACGAGGTTGTCCTCAAGGACCGCATATGGATTGACGAGACGTTCTGCAAGGTCAGGTCAGACGATATCGAGCACCATGATGACGGCACAGAGTATAGGGGGCTTTCCAGGAACCAGCTTTGCATAGGCGTCGCCCGTGACAGCCACGGACAGTCGATGTTTGTCTTCGAGGGGACAGGCAAGACGTCAGGAAAGAAAACCCTGGACGCCTTTTCAAGTCATATCGCCCCAGGTTCCACATTGGTGCACGACAAGGAAAAGTCCCACCGGAAACTGGTGGAGAAACTGAATTTGAAGAGTGAGGTATATGACTCGAGGGAAATCAAGAAGCTGCCTGACGACGACAATCCACTTGACCCGATAAACGACCTTTGCAGGCTTCTCCAACTGTTCCTGCGCGCGCATTCCGGTTTCATGAGGTTTGAACTGCAGGGCTATCTCAATATGTTCTCGGTGATCATGAACAAGCCGGAAAACAAATACGAAAAGGTTGAAAAGTTGCTGTCCAGAGCAATGGACTTCCCTGTTTTGCTCCGTTATCGGAGATAAACTGCATTCCAAGCCTCCAAATGCACTTCTCCATCACCTCGGTGCAGATTCGGATTTATTACATTTCAATTTACAACTTTCCCAATCGGTTAGACTATACAGCAACCTAGAATTTGTTGTTTCTTGTCCCCTTAACCAGGCTTTCCAATAGTCATGCATGTCAGGGGCCCACTCATCGCTACATTTTCCTCATCATGCCAGAGAAATCACCATGGATTTCCTGGATTTCGGTGCATTCCAGCCCGTCCTTCTCTTGTGAATATAGTCTAATAATCGTATAATTAGGACTATACACAGGAGGGCAGCATGCCGATTCCAAAAGAGGTCCTTGCCGTCGACCGGCCGAAGAATTCCATCGTCATCGCATACGGGAAGAACCGCGACCGGTATGCCGTCAGGGCAAGGGTCGGATGCAGGAGCGACGGGCAGAGGAGGCTCCCGGTCAACGGGCCCACCATCGGACACATCGTCGACCTCAGGTACGTCCCCCTGGAGGAGGATGCATGCCCTCCCGTCTCGGAATCGGCGGTGGACCTCAAGGATTGGGCCAACGTCATGCTTGCGCAGAAGCTCTTCGGCTCCATGGTCGACGAGCTTCGCGAGGTCTACAGCAGCGACGACGCACTCAAGATCTGGTGCATCGCCACTCTCAGGGTCTGCTTCAGTGGGATAAAGGACTGCGAGCTGAAGGATGCCTACGAGGAGAGCTTCCTGTCCGAGCTGTATCCCGGTGTCGCCCTCTCGAGGAACACGGTATCGGCGTTCCTCAACGACCTGGGCCGGACCTGTTCCAAGATCACGCTGTTCATGCGCGGCAGGACCGCCCGTGTGGGGTTGGACCACCACCTGCTGATCGACGGGACGCTGAAATCGGACGAGTCGAGGGTCAACTCGCTCTCGGACTTCTCCAGGAAGGCCCGGACGAAGGGCACGAGGGACATCTCGGTGCTGTACGCCTTCGACCTCGAGGCCGAAGAGCCGGTATGCTCCAAATGCTTCCCCGGCAACATGCTCGACGTCACCGCCTACAGCGAATTCATCTGTGAACACCATATAACGAAAGGGATCGTGGTCGCCGACAAGGGATTCCCCCAGTCGGCCGCGAAGAAGCACTTCCAGGAGAATCCCGACCTCCACTACCTCAATCCGCTGAAGAGGGACTCCAGGATAGCCTCGGATCTGCACATGCTTGAGTTCACCGCCCTCTTGGGCGGGTACGAGGGGATAACCTACAGGAAGGAGAAGGCCGCCGACGGCAGGTTCCTCTATTCGTTCCGCGATGCATACAGGGCTGCAAAGGAAGAATCCGACTGGCTCAAGAGGAGCAGGAAGAAGAACGACTACAGCCTTGCCGACCTGCAGAAGGCAAGATCGGTGTTCGGCACCGTGGTCCTGGAATGCGACCTGGACACCGACGCACAGGCCATCTACAAGGCCTACTCCAAGCGGTGGGAGATCGAGCTGGTCATGCGCTTCTACAAGTCCGCCCTCGAATTCGACGAGACGCGCGTGCACGACGACTACAGCGTGATCGGAAGCGAGTTCTGCGACTTCCTCTCCTCGGTGCTCACCTTCCGGATGATCCGTGCATTCGACGAGGCAAAGCTGCTTGAACAGATGCCTTACAAGAAAGTGATGAAAATATTGGCAAGGGCGAAAATGTTCAACGACCCGGGCTGTGGATGGCGTCTGATCAGGATCAACCCCTCATACGAGGAGATTCTCAAACGGCTGGACATCCATCCCACACAGAAGCTGCAACCCAAGAAGAAGCGGGGCAGACCTGCCAAAATCAAGCACGTATAGTCTCACTCATTGGGAAAGTTGTATTCAATTTACGTCAGATAATGTGATCAATACAAACAGCAGCCTCACTGTTAATTTCAAAGAACTATGCAATAGTATTGGAGATTCCGTAAGTCAGACTTCAACAGATACGGAATATACGATTACGCTTTCTTCTCCATCTGACGGATCAGGTACTTATCATTTTGTAAAAACCTCCTCTTCCACCCTTAATTATTCTATCTCAACGTCGGGCATCACAGTCGGCCCTGTGGAGCTTTACAAACAGTAACATACTTCATTCTGCCGTCCTGTAATATGAGTAGTCATTGGAATTTTCTCAGAAGAAAGGAAGGACTGTATGGTTGAGAAACGTGTCGGGCTGAAGGAAACAGGCGGAATATGGTACCGGATGGCAAACGGCAGGAAAGTGAAGGGTTCCCCCTAGTCCGGTTCCCTGGTCGCCCCCCTTCTATGACAACATCATGAAAGGCAATGTGTTCTCCAAGAAATTCGGCTCCTCCTATGAAAAACATGCCGCTATCCTGGGGGAAGAGTTGTCCGGCATACATGGGATGAAGGTTCTCGACATCGCGTCCGGTACCGGGATGGTGATTGACTGTCTGGCCGCCGACAATGAGATAACCTGCACGGACATCAGCCCGCATCTCCTCCAGGTGGCCCGCAGGAGGTTCGCCAGGCGGAAGCTCCTGAACTATGAACTGATTGTCGCCGATGCAAAAAACCTGCCGTTTGGGGACAACCAGTTTGATGTGGTTACCTGCATCCTTGCCTTCAATTTCTTTGGCGACCCCGGCAAGGTGGTTGCCGAGATACGGAGGAACCTCAAACCCACGGGGGAGTTCGTCTGTGTGGTTCCAGAGTCCAGCCGGTTGAAGGAAGGGAGCCGCATCACCGGGACATTGTTCATGGAAGAAGAATTGAGAAGCCTTTTCACCAACGCGGGAATGACGTTTTCCCCTTTGCCTGAAGAAAACGGGTCGCTTCTCTACTTCACTTCACGGAAAATCTGACCCCCTGTTTTGGCCTGTAACGGTTAACTACCTTCTTGGTTTAGTTGGCTATTCGCTTTTTCTTATATTTTGTCTTTAAAACAGGGTAGGCAAGCTTCTCAGCCCTTGTTATTGCATCGTTGATTGCCTTCGTAATTTTGTTGTCGGCCTCATCTTGCCCAAAGAAAAGGAGTTCTTTTTCTGTCAATTCCTTTCGTTCTTCCTCATCCAATTGCCCGCGGGGATTCTTTTGTTTGTCTAGTATGTACTTGATTGAGAA from Sphaerochaeta sp. includes these protein-coding regions:
- a CDS encoding bacterial Ig-like domain-containing protein, with amino-acid sequence MKEWLKRSVILVLIVACAAFVMSCMEGIEFPLSGISVTTQPTKTAYAQGETLSLEGLVVTASYANGRSEAISWGDEGLSSSIAHGSTLNTQGTTSTTLSYGGKTTTQSVTVGAAVVSSIAVTTPPTKTTYAQGESLDLSGLVITATYTDNSTSNVNWGAVDLTSSTAQGSVLSNQGTTNITLTYGGKTSTQDVTVGAPIVSLISVTTPPSKTSYAKGETLDLSGLVITATNTDNSTSNVNWGDSGLTSSTAQGSTLDTQGLTSITLTYGGKTTTQDVAVGAAAVSSIAVTTQPTKTTYTQGETLNLTGLMITATYTDNSTSNVNWGDSGLTASPGSGSTLSPYGTQSVTLSFGGKDVSFNITVQPAVSSIVVTTQPTKTAYLARESLDLTGLELQATYTDSSTSIVNWDDSGLMATPAVLTTGGTTTVTVSYGGQNTTVSVTVQAGTEAYPYIATTAAQLERIANHITNNYTYTGTLQMDAIIEVGANIDLDGLAETGTNWIPVGNSGNPFTGQFDGREHTISNMEISVTQNGAGLFGYVSNATIKNVLLSDVNVTGPFYVGGLVGYADGSTGGAATIELCMVTGTISASGYYVGGLVGYAKNYHIASSASAGNVSSSSTTYSKAGGLVGESESSTIQACFATGNVTGASYNIGGLVGTASGSTQITSCYATGDVTGTGSYYINFGGLVGDASGSTVIDSCYATGNVSGQNNVSGMLGKVTGGEVTVKNSFAAMGTLSSGGSGNINRIFAQLQGYTTPLSITLTNNYANSAMTVGGSPRSSSDASSKDGADKTLAELKSVSFFTTAANWTGSATWNLTGTSQVWGLSEGGFPYLRWAGQ
- a CDS encoding TetR/AcrR family transcriptional regulator translates to MPSTNDTTAERKLLDAAKQIVLEEGYEAVTVRKVAERAGYTFPLLYHYYRDLDDLLWALRLDMIDDMVARLAGGRKENRPSMDGLQKAFLDYMEYFFQFPNVYRFFYFHDFRRPEDETGYQAMEQRLLALRSGYLEMLEKKYPGQEELMVRSIIYAIHGMLTLALSANGNFNQQAAVKELSGLMAFFFEGNTEP
- a CDS encoding DUF4386 domain-containing protein, with protein sequence MQHPISSSVKRESPLFLTHTAMVAAVIMLALIPVQIAVFTAFPPPDSAEGFLTLFQDNWLLGFLSMDFLYLINTVILVILYLSLSFRLVSEAPQKSALAFVIGLVGIACYFPSNPVFEMFALSKEFALAQPSERPQLLVVGNALMAGYTGTAFIVYYILNGISLVLYAWAMLESTVFTKTIGVYGLVSGILMLVPSTFGMVGMVFSLLSLIPWVVFLVLLVKEYSKIPPLS
- a CDS encoding YbaN family protein — its product is MFVPVLPTTPFYIATAFFWLNSSEKLHQYLMHNRFYRKFIQEMIVEKKMSARNQIKVLCGVFILLSIPFILIDNLPVRITLVAVFLGHLILLPRYFRKKGNEGSGEERDDEPA
- a CDS encoding GNAT family N-acetyltransferase; translation: MLNTPTLTSDRLIIRKFTEDDREPFLDIFGDRDVNTHLPWFPLQSLEDAATFYQNRYERVYLQPRGYAYAICLKKDDIPIGYVNVTMDDSHDLGYGLKKVYWGQGIVSEACRMVVNQVKRDGLPYVTATRDVHNPRGAAVMKKIGMRYQYSYVEHWQPKGIWVVFRMYQLHFDGHDESVYTAYWDAHPIHFVEAGI
- a CDS encoding transposase translates to MPIPKEVLAVDRPKNSIVIAYGKNRDRYAVRARVGCRSDGQRRLPVNGPTIGHIVDLRYVPLEEDACPPVSESAVDLKDWANVMLAQKLFGSMVDELREVYSSDDALKIWCIATLRVCFSGIKDCELKDAYEESFLSELYPGVALSRNTVSAFLNDLGRTCSKITLFMRGRTARVGLDHHLLIDGTLKSDESRVNSLSDFSRKARTKGTRDISVLYAFDLEAEEPVCSKCFPGNMLDVTAYSEFICEHHITKGIVVADKGFPQSAAKKHFQENPDLHYLNPLKRDSRIASDLHMLEFTALLGGYEGITYRKEKAADGRFLYSFRDAYRAAKEESDWLKRSRKKNDYSLADLQKARSVFGTVVLECDLDTDAQAIYKAYSKRWEIELVMRFYKSALEFDETRVHDDYSVIGSEFCDFLSSVLTFRMIRAFDEAKLLEQMPYKKVMKILARAKMFNDPGCGWRLIRINPSYEEILKRLDIHPTQKLQPKKKRGRPAKIKHV
- a CDS encoding class I SAM-dependent methyltransferase: MKGNVFSKKFGSSYEKHAAILGEELSGIHGMKVLDIASGTGMVIDCLAADNEITCTDISPHLLQVARRRFARRKLLNYELIVADAKNLPFGDNQFDVVTCILAFNFFGDPGKVVAEIRRNLKPTGEFVCVVPESSRLKEGSRITGTLFMEEELRSLFTNAGMTFSPLPEENGSLLYFTSRKI